The Actinomycetota bacterium genomic sequence GACCAGGTGATTGACATCGAAAATCATCCTCGAAGTGGAGGAAGATTGTCTTACTTCGCCATTGAGGAGTAATTCGATGCGCAGGTCACTTGGATCGATCTCCGTCTCAATCCAGGGACCAATGGGGGTAAAGGTGTCGAAACTTTTCGCTCTCGTCCACTGTACATCCTTACTCTGCAGGTCTCGGGCGGTAACATCATTAGAGCAGCAAAAACCGAGAATATGCTCCGGAGCTTCCTCCGGAGATAGATATCTCACTTTGCCCCCAATAACCACAGCCAGTTCAGCTTCGTAATCCATGCGTTTTGACATTCGAGGGTAAATTATGTTTTCGTCGGGACCGATGACCGATGTCGAGGGTTTCAGGAAGAGGATGGGTTCGTCCGGTAAGGGCATATTAAGTTCTTTGGCGTGGTCGACATAGTTTAATCCCACCGCGACTACCTTGGATGGCTCCACTGGGGCAAGTAGTTTAACTTCCTCAATGGGATACTCCTCACCAGTAAATTTTGGATCTTGCCCGCTATTTCCCTTTGGGAGGCGGGCTTCAAAAGGAGTACCGAAGATGGATCGGATCACATCCCTCTCTAGAATTCCAAAATTTACCTTGTGACCATACAAGAATCGCACTAATTTCATTCTCTCTGCTTACCTTGTAACCTGGCTTTCAACGCCTTTCGTAACAGTCCATATTCGATTCCGTCAACTAGAGCCTGCCAGCTGGCTTCGATGATGTTTTCGGAGACCCCCACGGTGCCCCAGGTACTTTCCCCATCCGTGCTTTCTATGAGGACGCGGACCACTGCAGCGGTTCCCTTTCTCCTATCCAGAACGCGTACTTTATAATCGGTCAGCTTTATGCGGGAAAGATCCGGATACAGGGGTTCCAACGCCCTACGTAGGGCACGATCAAGGGCATTGATTGGACCATTGCCCTCGGCTACCTCCACGATCCTTTTGCCCTTCACTCGCAACTTTACGATGGCCTGAGTCTCGAATCTTCCCGTACGCCATCTGTCGATACCCACCTCAAAGCTCTCCAGCT encodes the following:
- a CDS encoding fumarylacetoacetate hydrolase family protein codes for the protein MKLVRFLYGHKVNFGILERDVIRSIFGTPFEARLPKGNSGQDPKFTGEEYPIEEVKLLAPVEPSKVVAVGLNYVDHAKELNMPLPDEPILFLKPSTSVIGPDENIIYPRMSKRMDYEAELAVVIGGKVRYLSPEEAPEHILGFCCSNDVTARDLQSKDVQWTRAKSFDTFTPIGPWIETEIDPSDLRIELLLNGEVRQSSSTSRMIFDVNHLVSFISQVMTLLPGDVIMTGTPPGVGSMQVGDVVEVRIEGIGVLRNKVTARPSVRHQISLSLAQ
- a CDS encoding alpha-isopropylmalate synthase regulatory domain-containing protein, translating into RILVSELSGTTTLLHKARELGIDLTEEKDRVADILKKLKKREHEGYHFEVADGSFALFILKNIGTYRPLFELESFEVGIDRWRTGRFETQAIVKLRVKGKRIVEVAEGNGPINALDRALRRALEPLYPDLSRIKLTDYKVRVLDRRKGTAAVVRVLIESTDGESTWGTVGVSENIIEASWQALVDGIEYGLLRKALKARLQGKQRE